The following are encoded in a window of Syngnathus scovelli strain Florida chromosome 4, RoL_Ssco_1.2, whole genome shotgun sequence genomic DNA:
- the LOC125967443 gene encoding interleukin-17F, with product MFPRLNGALLTVAMAMSTALMWEGTAVAAVGADRRSDDRSHESPTETVTLEFNPDVLLSGKTLRALHNRSISPWTYNVSQDAALFPPVSEARCVLRGCLDSSGVEDVGLESRPILHHVLLLRRVKSSGAPPHQTRRYRLERRLVAVGCTCVRDQQRPRL from the exons ATGTTTCCCAGGCTAAACGGTGCCCTCCTGACG GTGGCGATGGCAATGTCAACGGCGTTGATGTGGGAGGGCACGGCGGTGGCTGCGGTGGGAGCAGACCGCCGGTCCGACGACAGGAGCCACGAGTCGCCGACCGAAACGGTGACCCTCGAGTTCAACCCAGACGTCTTGCTCTCTGGCAAAACGTTGCGAGCGCTGCACAACCGCTCCATCTCACCCTGGACGTATAA CGTGTCGCAGGACGCGGCGCTCTTCCCTCCCGTGTCTGAGGCCcgctgcgtgttgcgcggctgcCTGGACTCGAGCGGCGTGGAGGACGTGGGGCTGGAGTCGCGGCCCATCCTGCATCATGTTCTGCTGCTGCGCCGCGTCAAGTCGTCGGGCGCCCCCCCGCATCAGACGCGCCGCTACCGCTTGGAACGCCGCCTCGTCGCTGTCGGCTGCACGTGTGTCAGAGATCAGCAGCGGCCACGCCTCTGA
- the selenos gene encoding selenoprotein S, with amino-acid sequence MDDVEIADVDENGEVLPEEGEKVLKRQQQQQQQQQHDHLSSVGFMVGEPLWAYGCYLLVTLAALCTLLIYLAKKRRSKSLPAPTLQDAEEVVRRQEAMEASRRKMQQEQDAKAAIFREKRKQQEEEKRRQKIEEWDSLQLGKSFKGASRRLQESSDEGASSSTALKPKSHKKPLRSSEYSPLSGEGGGSCSWRPGRRGPSPSGG; translated from the exons ATGGACGACGTGGAGATTGCGGACGTGGACGAGAACGGCGAGGTCCTACCGGAAGAGGGCGAGAAAGTGCtgaagcggcagcagcagcagcagcagcagcagcagcacgacCACCTGTCGTCTGTTGGCTTCATGG TCGGCGAGCCGCTGTGGGCGTACGGCTGCTACCTGCTGGTGACGCTGGCTGCGCTCTGCACGCTGCTGATCTACCTGGCcaagaagaggaggagcaaGTCCCTCCCTGCCCCCACCCTGCAAG ACGCCGAGGAGGTGGTGAGGCGGCAGGAGGCCATGGAGGCGTCTCGGAGGAAGATGCAGCAGGAGCAAGACGCCAAGGCGGCCATTTTCAGGGAGAAGCGCAAGCAG caagaggaggagaagaggagGCAGAAGATTGAGGAGTGGGACAGCCTGCAACTGGGCAAAAGTTTCAAAGGGGCTTCTAGACGATTGCAAGAG AGCAGCGACGAGGGTGCCTCATCCAGCACCGCGCTCAAACCCAAGAGCCATAAGAAGCCGCTTCGCAGCTCAG AGTACAGTCCTCTGAGCGGCGAGGGCGGCGGCTCGTGCTCGTGGCGCCCCGGCAGGCGGGGCCCGTCGCCTTCGGGCGGATGA
- the cog8 gene encoding conserved oligomeric Golgi complex subunit 8: MVDVEDESNWASVFQDCFPDSWRDRADLAAYLAELSSLGVEQLGREQERLADERASILEQTRHLAFANYHTFIRTADCTERIYRDFGRVEAAVSRLLDKLPALGQRCRSFAKEAEQMSASRRMNTLTLNRHTEILEILEIPQLMDTCVRNAYYDQALELAAYVRRLDKKHAALPVIRGLVREVAESAQLMLLQLLQQLRSDGQLSSCLRAVGYLRRMDALDEAELRVKFLQARGAWLRAALDAVPDAEPYAHISKSAEACRVHLFDIVTQYRAIFSEQRRTGSAPQRADVLHGWVLSQVCELVEVLERDLRRGAGARLDSLAAQCMYLGLSFSRVGVDFRGRLAAALVQAAAEAFGSAAREAAAHFQQDMSGYAPVAAPLVPGARAAPTDPPGTLAPPAALLDFPPLGRFLNHILAAFNDLRLCCPLALAQCVTADLHRALCHVTTQLSAFHRAEDSAFSDGERQVFVRMCRVYARDMLPFLDRCLQILFPAQQIALVLGVPASQVLNSEGLGRVDAERLLEPLGFLPPEDEGSPANVGAESSDTVSASAPPRDAAVESRSEDADDPARATRREDSRETENL, translated from the exons ATGGTGGACGTGGAGGACGAAAGCAATTGGGCGTCCGTCTTCCAGGACTGTTTCCCAGACAGCTGGAGGGACAGAGCGGACCTGGCCGCCTACTTGGCGGAGCTCAGCTCGTTGGGCGTGGAGCAGCTGGGCCGCGAACAGGAGCGGCTGGCGGACGAGCGAGCCAGCATCCTGGAGCAGACCCGACACTTGGCCTTCGCCAACTACCACACTTTTATCCGCACCGCCGACTGCACCGAGCGCATCTACCGAGACTTCGGCCGCGTCGAGGCCGCCGTGTCGCGGTTGCTCGACAAGCTGCCCGCGCTGGGACAGAGATGCCG GAGCTTTGCGAAGGAGGCGGAACAGATGTCGGCGAGCCGTCGCATGAACACGCTGACCCTGAACCGCCACACGGAGATCCTGGAGATCCTGGAGATCCCGCAGCTGATGGACACGTGCGTGCGCAACGCTTACTACGACCAAGCGCTGGAGCTGGCCGCCTACGTGCGCAGGCTGGACAAGAAACACGCAGCGCTTCCAGTCATACGG GGCCTGGTGCGTGAAGTGGCGGAGAGTGCTCAGCTGATGCTACTCCAACTCCTGCAGCAGCTGCGCAGCGACGGGCAGCTGTCGTCGTGCCTGCGCGCCGTGGGTTACCTGCGCCGCATGGACGCCTTGGACGAGGCCGAGCTGCGCGTCAAGTTCCTGCAGGCGCGCGGCGCCTGGCTGCGAGCGGCGCTGGACGCCGTCCCCGACGCCGAGCCCTACGCGCACATCAGCAAGAGCGCCGAGGCGTGCCGCGTGCACCTCTTTGACATTGTCACGCAGTACCGCGCCATCTTCTCGGAGCAGCGGCGCACGGGTTCCGCGCCGCAGCGGGCCGACGTCCTCCACGGCTGGGTGCTCTCCCAG GTGTGCGAGTTGGTGGAGGTGCTAGAGCGCGACCTCCGacgtggcgccggcgcccgactGGACTCGCTGGCGGCGCAGTGCATGTACCTGGGCCTGTCCTTCAGCCGGGTGGGTGTGGACTTCCGCGGCCGGCTGGCGGCCGCCCTGGTGCAGGCGGCAGCCGAAGCCTTCGGGAGCGCGGCGCGCGAGGCAGCGGCGCACTTCCAGCAGGATATGAGCGGCTACGCCCCCGTGGCGGCGCCGCTCGTGCCAGGAGCCCGCGCAGCGCCGACGGACCCGCCTGGAACCTTGGCGCCGCCCGCCGCCCTCCTGGACTTCCCGCCGTTGGGTCGCTTCCTCAACCATATCCTGGCCGCCTTCAACGACCTGCGCCTGTGCTGCCCCCTGGCACTGGCCCAGTGCGTCACCGCAGACTTGCACCGCGCCCTCTGCCAC GTGACCACTCAGCTGTCGGCGTTCCACCGCGCCGAGGACTCGGCATTCAGTGACGGCGAGCGTCAAGTTTTTGTGCGTATGTGCCGCGTCTATGCCCGAGACATGCTGCCCTTCCTGGACCGATGCCTGCAGATCCTGTTTCCCGCCCAGCAGATAGCGCTCGTCCTCG GCGTTCCAGCGTCGCAAGTGCTCAACAGTGAGGGTTTGGGCCGCGTGGACGCCGAGCGGCTGCTGGAGCCGCTCGGGTTCTTGCCGCCCGAGGACGAGGGATCTCCGGCCAACGTCGGCGCAGAGTCGAGCGACACCGTATCGGCGTCAGCGCCTCCCCGCGACGCAGCCGTCGAGTCGCGCTCCGAAGACGCCGATGACCCGGCGCGAGCGACCCGGCGTGAAGACAGCCGAGAAACAGAGAACTTGTAG
- the gtf2a2 gene encoding transcription initiation factor IIA subunit 2 — protein sequence MAYQLYRNTTLGNSLQESLDELIQTQQITPQLALQVLLQFDKAINTALANRVRNRVNFKGSLNTYRFCDNVWTFVLNDVEFREVTDLVKVDKVKIVACDGKNSGSNAAE from the exons ATGGCGTACCAGTTGTATAGGAACACCACGTTGGGAAACAGTTTGCAGGAGAGCCTGGACGAGCTCATTCAG aCGCAGCAGATCACGCCCCAGTTGGCCCTGCAGGTTCTTCTCCAGTTTGACAAAGCCATCAACACGGCGCTGGCCAACCGCGTTCGCAACCGCGTCAACTTCAAG GGTTCGCTGAACACGTATCGCTTTTGCGACAACGTGTGGACCTTTGTGTTGAATGACGTGGAGTTTCGAGAAGTCACCGACCTGGTCAAGGTGGACAAAGTCAAGATTGTGGCGTGCGACGGAAAGA ATTCTGGCTCCAATGCCGCGGAGTGA
- the chsy1 gene encoding chondroitin sulfate synthase 1 has product MISCLSGGMAGRSRRAWLSVLLGLVLGFTLASRLILPKAAEIAKGNPGGCRLNERLGAAGALWPPRDSRPPATETTASGAARSSDFLFVGVMTAQKYLNSRAVAAHRTWARSIPGRVEFFSSEGSNASAPVPLVALRGADDSYPPQKKSFLMLKYMHDHYLERYQWFMRADDDVYVKGRRLESFLRRLNGSAPIFLGQTGMGARDELGKLALEPGENFCMGGPGVVMSREVLRRVAPHLRRCLRQMHTAHEDVEVGRCVRRFAGVQCVWSYEMQQLFYENYEPDKKGFIRELRSGKIHRAVTLHPNKSPPHQYRLHAYLLSRRAAALRHRTVRLHRELVGMARPGAPDPSREDRLLGASPSFMRFRPRRRSDVLEWDFLSARHLFTAWDGQPPRRGTDAAQRQALDDIVMQVMEMINANAETRGRVIDFKEIQYGYRRVNPLYGAEYVLDLLLLYKKHKGRSVTVPVRRHAYLQQTFSRIQLREEGPTDANSLAAHVDRHSDSLSFLSLTSLKMLVPFKLAPAVGQRADAGRDDKVNILVPLSGRYDVFARFMANVERVCLIPKQNVKLLVLLFNADDGAERVKQVELMREYHIKYPRAELEIKAVAGPFSRALALEEGSARFSDHSLLFYCDVDLLFTADFLQRCRANAAAGRSSYFPVVFSQYDPKVVYGGGTQRADANHYAFTAKTGLWRNFGFGVVCAHKGDLFRAGGFNTTIRGWGLEDVDLFDKFLRSGVAPFRSSDPGIVHVHHPVTCDPHLEPRQHKMCLGSRASSRGSVRQLAQLWLDKKQLGPPLAANASLRLTA; this is encoded by the exons ATGATTTCATGCTTGTCTGGAGGGATGGCAGGTCGGAGCCGGAGAGCTTGGTTGAGCGTCCTGCTGGGTCTGGTGCTGGGCTTCACGCTGGCCTCTCGCCTCATCCTGCCCAAGGCCGCGGAGATCGCCAAAGGCAACCCGGGCGGCTGCCGCCTCAACGAGCGACTCGGCGCCGCTGGCGCCCTATGGCCACCTCGCGACAGCCGCCCGCCGGCCACGGAGACGACGGCCTCGGGAGCCGCGCGCTCCTCTGACTTCCTCTTCGTGGGCGTCATGACCGCGCAAAAGTACCTCAACAGCCGCGCGGTGGCCGCGCACAG AACGTGGGCCCGGAGCATCCCGGGCCGGGTGGAGTTCTTCTCCAGCGAGGGCTCCAATGCCTCGGCGCCCGTGCCGCTGGTGGCGCTGCGCGGCGCCGACGACTCCTACCCGCCGCAGAAGAAGTCCTTCCTGATGCTCAAGTACATGCACGACCACTACCTGGAGCGCTACCAGTGGTTCATGCGGGCCGACGACGACGTCTACGTCAAAGGCCGGCGTCTGGAGAGCTTTCTGCGCCGCCTCAACGGCAGCGCACCCATCTTCCTGGGCCAGACTGGCATGGGCGCCCGCGACGAGCTGGgcaagctggcgctggagcctgGCGAGAACTTCTGCATGGGCGGGCCCGGTGTGGTCATGAGCCGAGAAGTCCTGCGCCGCGTGGCGCCGCACCTGCGCCGCTGCCTGCGCCAGATGCACACGGCGCACGAGGACGTGGAGGTGGGGCGCTGCGTGCGCCGCTTCGCCGGGGTCCAGTGCGTCTGGTCCTACGAG ATGCAGCAGCTGTTCTACGAGAACTACGAGCCCGACAAGAAAGGCTTCATCCGTGAGCTGCGCAGCGGCAAGATTCACCGGGCCGTCACGCTGCACCCCAACAAGAGCCCGCCTCACCAGTATCGCCTGCACGCCTATCTGTTGAGCCGGCGCGCGGCCGCGCTGCGCCACCGCACCGTGCGCCTCCACCGCGAGCTGGTCGGGATGGCGCGCCCGGGTGCCCCCGATCCGAGTCGCGAGGACCGGCTGCTGGGGGCGTCGCCTTCCTTCATGAGGTTCCGGCCCCGCCGCCGCAGCGACGTGCTGGAATGGGACTTCCTGAGCGCCAGGCACCTCTTCACCGCCTGGGACGGGCAGCCGCCCCGCCGCGGGACCGACGCCGCGCAGCGCCAAGCCCTCGACGACATCGTCATGCAG gtgatggagatgatcaacgCCAACGCCGAGACCCGCGGCCGCGTCATCGACTTCAAGGAAATTCAGTACGGCTACCGACGGGTCAACCCGCTCTACGGCGCCGAGTACGTGCTGGACCTGCTGCTGCTCTACAAGAAGCACAAAGGCAGGAGCGTGACGGTGCCGGTGCGCAGACACGCGTACCTGCAGCAGACCTTCAGCCGCATCCAGTTGCGCGAGGAGGGGCCCACCGACGCCAATTCCCTGGCGGCGCACGTCGACCGCCACTCGGACTCGCTCTCCTTCCTGTCCCTCACCTCCCTGAAGATGCTGGTCCCCTTCAAGCTGGCGCCGGCcgtcggccagcgtgcggacgcCGGCCGTGACGACAAGGTCAACATCCTGGTGCCGCTGTCGGGCCGCTACGACGTCTTTGCGCGCTTCATGGCCAACGTGGAACGCGTGTGCCTGATCCCCAAGCAGAACGTCAAGCTCCTCGTCCTGCTCTTCAACGCCGACGACGGCGCCGAGCGGGTCAAGCAGGTGGAGCTGATGCGCGAGTACCACATCAAGTACCCGCGGGCCGAGCTGGAGATCAAAGCCGTGGCCGGCCCCTTCTCGCGGGCGCTGGCGCTGGAGGAGGGCTCAGCGCGCTTCTCCGACCATTCGCTGCTCTTCTACTGCGACGTGGATCTCCTCTTCACCGCCGACTTCCTGCAGCGCTGCAGGGCCAACGCGGCGGCCGGCCGCTCCTCCTACTTCCCCGTCGTTTTCAGCCAGTACGACCCCAAGGTGGTGTACGGCGGCGGCACGCAACGCGCCGACGCCAACCACTACGCCTTCACCGCCAAGACGGGCCTATGGAGGAACTTTGGCTTTGGGGTGGTGTGCGCCCACAAGGGCGATCTGTTCCGCGCCGGGGGCTTCAACACCACCATCCGGGGTTGGGGCCTGGAGGACGTGGACCTCTTTGACAAGTTCCTGCGCTCGGGCGTCGCGCCGTTCCGCAGCAGCGACCCGGGCATTGTGCACGTGCATCACCCGGTCACCTGCGACCCCCACCTGGAGCCGAGGCAGCACAAGATGTGCTTGGGGTCCAGGGCGTCCTCGCGGGGTTCCGTGCGCCAGCTGGCCCAGCTATGGTTGGACAAGAAGCAGCTGGGCCCGCCACTGGCCGCCAACGCCTCGCTTCGCCTGACAGCCTGA
- the gpn1 gene encoding GPN-loop GTPase 1, with the protein MAAPDASVGVLSDEAKNVDDGRKAVCLLVLGMAGSGKTTFVQRLAAHLHTLQSPPYLINLDPAVRDVPFPANIDIRDTVNYKEVMKQYGLGPNGAIVTSLNLFATRFDQVMRFIEKKQHSHRYVLIDTPGQIEVFTWSASGSIITEALASSFPCVVLYVLDTSRSVSPVTFMSNMLYACSILYKTKLPFVVVMNKTDIIGESFAVEWMKDFEAFQDALNQESSYVSNLTRSMSLVLDEFYANLRVAGVSSVTGSGLEELLVQVREAADEYERDYRPEYERLRQQLTDAQSGKQREQLERLARDLGAVHMPSASVAEKVHVGGPSDLIMTRGICDSEDDAAADSDTDDVDHSKVEESKEKDSFGIFLRERREVVEVRNRKCGLSEGP; encoded by the exons ATGGCGGCGCCCGACGCAAGCGTTGGCGTTTTGTCGGATGAGGCAAAGAATGTTGACGATGGGAGAAAAGCTGTGTGTTTGCTCGTGCTCGGCATGGCCGGATCCGGAAAGACGACCTTCGTTCAG AGGCTGGCGGCTCACCTTCACACCCTCCAAAGTCCCCCGTACCTCATCAACCTGGACCCGGCCGTTCGCGACGTTCCTTTCCCGGCCAACATAG ACATTCGCGACACGGTCAACTACAAAGAGGTGATGAAGCAGTACGGCCTGGGACCCAACGGAGCCATTGTCACGTCGCTCAACCTCTTTGCCACACGCTTTGATCAG GTGATGCGTTTCATTGAGAAGAAGCAGCACAGTCACAG GTACGTGCTCATCGATACGCCGGGCCAGATCGAAGTGTTCACGTGGTCGGCGTCGGGCAGCATCATCACGGAAGCGCTG GCCTCGTCCTTCCCCTGCGTGGTGCTCTACGTGCTGGACACGTCCCGCAGCGTCAGTCCCGTCACCTTCATGTCCAACATGTTGTACGCCTGCAG CATTCTCTACAAGACCAAACTGCCCTTTGTTGTGGTCATGAACAAA ACAGACATCATTGGAGAAAGCTTCGCCGTGGAGTGGATGAAGGACTTTGAGGCTTTCCAGGACGCCCTCAACCAGGAAAGCTCGTACGTCAGCAACCTGACGCGCTCCATGAGTCTGGTCCTGGACGAGTTCTATGCCAACCTCAGG GTAGCGGGCGTGTCGTCAGTGACGGGCAGCGGATTGGAGGAGCTGCTGGTTCAGGTGCGGGAAGCCGCCGACGAGTACGAAAG GGATTATCGACCGGAATACGAGAGACTCCGCCAGCAGCTG ACGGATGCTCAAAGCGGAAAGCAGCGGGAGCAGCTGGAGCGACTGGCCAGGGATCTCGGCGCCGTCCACATGCCGTCGGCGTCTGTTGCAG AAAAAGTCCACGTGGGCGGGCCCAGCGACCTCATCATGACCCGTGGCATCTGTGACTCGGAAGATGACGCAGCGGCGGACAGCGACACGGATGACGTGGACCACAGTA AAGTGGAGGAGAGCAAAGAGAAGGACTCCTTTGGAATTTTCCTGCGGGAGAGGAGGGAGGTGGTGGAGGTGCGAAATCGCAAGTGCGGCTTGTCAGAAGGTCCTTGA
- the lins1 gene encoding protein Lines homolog 1 yields the protein MASPDAAPRKLVAVLAEVYECLVNARATKPKQDAEQVARAIIDGVHVHPRYGAAAQDATCLALTLIGRMVATVTAPTSHLARFVQDTLEVLLRDLDVVSQMVATFACEERDQVVRHLAAKSASACVLYQLQVSGVLHPSWHGTCEQALLSLPAGPQLDACLWSLTHVLRELLRAKRPELVRTLVAAFDVSVCTAASRFLSAAGASGLADTFCHLLDLLEFLMASGGGSPRLTYVHAAALVAAVSRAPLYFVSKRAALLLKRAALRTAGEDWLGTCGESAADLGALSAAVLDAAAGDWMSSVSAESLTFFGGSSNTKGGSEDGECDTAMLRAVSLLLIKSVQYHVTSAATGDGEAGSHLTRLWRFLRQRGVRPTDADHDCALLPLLFGEQDDDMMEAAKAALVIFLRLRENSASAEAPCAAGCNPHCHFLFLLRAVWWDHRILLDFLMSTETCFLEYFLRYLRYLRTERRGFAASCRRLDAEAPPRVPFGRDGEGRRRRRRTGEHTLGRARRCLLQLHLLLARLQHKKLFPYKADALLRLLWQVTRQLGQDGPT from the exons ATGGCGTCCCCCGACGCAGCGCCTCGGAAGCTCGTGGCTGTCCTCGCTGAGGTTTACGAGTGCTTGGTGAACGCGCGTGCTACAAAACCGAAGCAAGACGCCGAGCAGGTGGCGCGCGCGATCATCGACGGCGTGCACGTCCATCCTCGCTACGGCGCGGCGGCTCAGGATGCGACCTGCTTGGCTCTGACGCTGATCGGCAGGATGGTTGCCACGGTGACGGCTCCCACGTCACACCTCGCCCGCTTCGTCCAAGACACGCTGGAGGTCCTGCTTCGGGACCTGGACGTCGTGTCTCAGATG GTGGCAACGTTTGCGTGTGAAGAGCGAGATCAAGTGGTCCGTCACTTGGCTGCGAAGAGCGCCTCCGCATGTGTCCTCTACCAACTGCAAGTATCC GGCGTGCTCCATCCCTCCTGGCACGGGACCTGCGAGCAGGCACTGCTCAGCTTGCCCGCTGGCCCCCAACTGGACGCCTGCTTGTGGTCGCTGACGCACGTCCTCCGGGAACTTCTGCGCGCCAAGCGCCCAG AACTGGTCAGGACGCTCGTCGCGGCCTTTGACGTGAGCGTCTGCACCGCAGCATCCAGGTTCCTCAGCGCGGCCGGCGCATCTGGCCTCGCCGACACCTTTTGTCACCTGCTGGACTTGCTGGAGTTCCTCATGGCATCCGGCGGCGGGAGCCCACGGCTGACGTACGTCCACGCCGCCGCGTTGGTAGCTGCCGTCAGCCGCGCGCCACTCTACTTTGTCAGCAAGAGGGCGGCGCTGTTGCTGAAGCGGGCGGCGCTGCGCACGGCCGGCGAGGACTGGCTGGGAACGTGCGGAGAGAGCGCCGCCGACCTCGGCGCTCTCAGCGCCGCCGTGTTGGATGCAGCGGCGGGCGATTGGATGTCGAGCGTGAGCGCCGAGTCGCTGACCTTTTTCGGCGGGTCGAGCAACACCAAAGGAGGCAGCGAAGACGGCGAGTGCGACACGGCCATGCTGCGTGCCGTTAGCCTGCTGCTCATCAAAAGCGTCCAGTATCACGTGACGTCCGCCGCCACAG GCGACGGGGAGGCCGGCAGCCATCTGACGCGTCTGTGGCGGTTCCTGCGCCAGAGGGGCGTGCGGCCGACGGACGCCGACCACGACTGCGCGCTCCTCCCGCTGCTGTTTGGCGAGCAGGACGACGACATGATGGAAGCGGCCAAAGCGGCGCTCGTCATCTTCCTCCGCCTCAG AGAGAACTCCGCGAGCGCCGAAGCCCCCTGCGCCGCCGGCTGCAACCCGCACTGCCACTTCCTGTTCCTCCTGCGCGCCGTCTGGTGGGACCACCGCATCCTGCTGGACTTCCTCATGTCGACGGAAACCTGCTTCCTGGAGTACTTTCTGCGCTACCTGCGCTACCTGAGGACTGAACGGCGGGGTTTCGCCGCCTCGTGCCGGCGACTGGACGCGGAGGCGCCGCCAAGGGTTCCCTTTGGCCGAGACGGAGAAGGgcgaaggcggcggcggcggacgggCGAGCACACGCTGGGGAGAGCGAGGCGTTGTCTACTCCAGCTACACCTCTTGCTGGCCAGGCTGCAACACAAGAAACTTTTTCCATACAAGGCAGACGCGCTCCTGCGACTCTTATGGCAAGTGACACGACAGCTTGGCCAGGACGGACCGACCTGA